From Skermanella sp. TT6, a single genomic window includes:
- a CDS encoding 2-keto-4-pentenoate hydratase yields the protein MTMSLTEQAEILASARKAGRALREFPGDPPANVDEAYRLQGEVQAAMDEPVCGWKIGATSRSVQEAIGTAEPFAGPLYGPRCHGTGAELPVPEGVLGLECEFAFRLARPLPPRPLPYAPEEVVEAVGSVHPAIELVGLCLPPEAFRDVRWCIADHALDVAFVAGAAIPDWHGLDLPALSVRCVINGKDVAVGNGAAVLGNPVTALTWLANALSRRGRGLLADDWISTGTCTGIQAVRPGDVVEAVFGGTGSVRVAFTGA from the coding sequence ATGACGATGTCTCTCACAGAACAAGCCGAAATCCTGGCAAGCGCCCGCAAGGCGGGCCGTGCGCTCCGGGAGTTTCCCGGCGATCCGCCGGCGAACGTGGACGAGGCCTACCGCCTCCAGGGCGAGGTGCAGGCCGCCATGGACGAACCCGTATGCGGCTGGAAGATCGGGGCGACCAGCCGCTCGGTCCAGGAGGCGATCGGCACCGCCGAGCCGTTCGCCGGGCCGCTGTATGGTCCGCGCTGCCACGGCACCGGTGCCGAATTGCCCGTTCCGGAGGGGGTCCTGGGTTTGGAGTGCGAATTCGCGTTCCGCCTCGCCCGTCCGCTGCCGCCGCGCCCTCTTCCTTATGCGCCCGAAGAGGTGGTCGAGGCCGTGGGCAGCGTGCATCCGGCCATCGAACTCGTCGGCCTGTGCCTGCCGCCGGAGGCGTTCAGGGATGTCCGTTGGTGCATCGCCGACCATGCGCTCGACGTCGCCTTCGTCGCCGGTGCCGCGATCCCCGACTGGCACGGTCTCGATCTTCCGGCGCTGTCCGTCCGCTGCGTGATCAATGGCAAGGACGTCGCCGTCGGCAATGGGGCCGCCGTCCTCGGCAACCCGGTCACGGCGCTGACCTGGCTGGCGAATGCGCTCTCCCGCCGTGGCCGCGGCTTGCTGGCCGACGACTGGATCAGCACGGGGACCTGTACGGGCATCCAGGCCGTCCGGCCGGGGGATGTGGTCGAGGCTGTGTTCGGCGGCACCGGCAGCGTCCGCGTGGCCTTCACCGGCGCGTAA
- a CDS encoding ATP-grasp domain-containing protein produces the protein MTPKIALFANQDSAQIAEIAAEVAALAAEPVILDIQIGRTGKPTVGIGAPGSGAAPRWGDTDFGDIRAVHIRCTAPRTLPVLPPVLNESSYAEYRVSYIQEQALNAATYGFFEHLHLTGRLVINRLTSAYVDHNSKGQFYEKLRAAGFRVPRSLSTSCPDEAGRFLDEVGEAVVKPAIGVGSTRSVTAEDRTRLDELLLCPALFQHRVPGSTIRIHIVGDHVVLPLRILADGVDSRTATRGFEPVTLDPAEEAAIVRANRALGLHYAAWDAILDDDGKLTYLDCNPGPFVMWLPPEHRHTVFGALARYLVAFARTGTLEAAA, from the coding sequence ATGACCCCGAAGATTGCCTTGTTCGCCAACCAGGACAGCGCCCAGATCGCCGAGATCGCCGCCGAGGTCGCGGCGCTGGCGGCCGAGCCCGTCATCCTGGATATCCAGATCGGCCGGACGGGCAAGCCGACAGTCGGCATCGGTGCGCCCGGTTCCGGCGCGGCGCCCCGCTGGGGCGACACGGACTTCGGCGACATCCGCGCGGTCCATATCCGCTGCACGGCGCCCCGCACCCTGCCCGTCCTGCCGCCCGTGCTGAACGAGTCGAGCTATGCCGAGTACCGCGTGTCCTATATCCAGGAACAGGCGCTGAACGCGGCTACCTATGGCTTCTTCGAGCATCTGCACCTGACAGGCCGGCTGGTGATCAACCGGCTGACCTCGGCCTATGTCGACCACAACAGTAAGGGACAGTTCTACGAGAAGCTTCGCGCCGCCGGCTTCCGGGTGCCGCGGTCATTGAGCACGAGCTGCCCGGACGAGGCCGGGCGTTTCCTGGACGAGGTCGGGGAGGCGGTGGTCAAGCCCGCCATCGGCGTCGGCTCCACCCGCAGCGTCACGGCCGAGGACAGAACCCGTCTGGACGAGCTTCTGCTGTGCCCGGCGCTGTTCCAGCATCGGGTGCCCGGCTCGACCATCCGCATCCACATCGTCGGCGACCATGTCGTTCTGCCGCTCCGCATCCTGGCGGACGGGGTGGATTCGCGGACCGCGACCCGCGGATTCGAGCCGGTGACGCTAGACCCGGCGGAGGAGGCGGCCATCGTTCGGGCCAACCGTGCCCTCGGCCTGCACTATGCCGCCTGGGACGCCATCCTGGACGATGACGGCAAGCTTACATATCTCGACTGCAATCCCGGCCCGTTCGTCATGTGGCTGCCGCCCGAACACCGCCACACCGTGTTCGGCGCCCTCGCGCGCTACCTCGTCGCGTTCGCCCGGACCGGCACGCTGGAGGCGGCGGCCTAG